Proteins encoded in a region of the Brevefilum fermentans genome:
- the tsaD gene encoding tRNA (adenosine(37)-N6)-threonylcarbamoyltransferase complex transferase subunit TsaD: protein MALPPARILGIETSCDETAAAVISNGRVIESNVVASQVDLHAQYGGVFPELASREHVKAIYPIVNEALRQAYVDISEIDAIAVTQGPGLAGSLVVGVNMAKGLSLVAEKPLIGINHLEGHIYSAWLHPADVTPPQPPRFPLLALLVSGGHSELILMTDHLAYQRLGGTLDDAAGEALDKVARLLDLPYPGGPSIQKASTSGKETAFSFPKAMLEGSWDFSFSGVKTAVLRAVEALQAEGRPLPIEDLAASFQAAVVDVLVEKTLLAAQKYKVREIIVAGGVSANKRLREKILAESKYPVHIPPLALCTDNAAMIAAAGYFHFIKEDFSPFDIDVLPNWPLSFSH from the coding sequence ATGGCGCTTCCACCAGCACGCATTCTTGGCATCGAAACCTCCTGTGATGAGACTGCTGCCGCCGTCATCAGCAATGGCCGGGTGATCGAATCCAACGTGGTCGCCAGCCAGGTTGACCTGCATGCACAATACGGCGGTGTGTTCCCCGAGTTGGCTTCACGTGAACACGTTAAAGCGATTTACCCCATCGTCAATGAGGCGCTACGCCAGGCTTATGTTGACATCAGTGAAATCGACGCAATCGCCGTCACCCAGGGGCCTGGCCTCGCCGGGTCGCTGGTGGTCGGTGTGAATATGGCCAAAGGTCTCTCCCTAGTCGCCGAAAAACCCCTGATTGGCATCAACCATCTTGAAGGCCATATCTATTCAGCCTGGCTTCATCCTGCCGATGTCACACCCCCTCAACCACCCCGTTTTCCCTTGCTGGCGTTACTGGTCTCCGGCGGACACAGCGAACTGATCTTAATGACGGACCACCTTGCGTATCAACGCCTGGGAGGCACCCTGGACGATGCGGCCGGGGAAGCTTTAGACAAGGTCGCCCGCTTGCTCGATTTGCCCTATCCTGGCGGACCGTCGATCCAGAAAGCCAGTACCTCGGGCAAAGAAACCGCTTTTTCTTTTCCCAAAGCTATGCTGGAAGGAAGCTGGGATTTTTCCTTCAGCGGGGTGAAAACAGCCGTCCTGCGAGCCGTTGAAGCTCTGCAGGCTGAGGGGCGCCCATTGCCGATTGAAGACCTGGCAGCCAGTTTCCAGGCAGCCGTGGTCGACGTTTTGGTAGAAAAAACCCTTCTCGCAGCACAAAAATATAAAGTGCGCGAAATTATCGTCGCCGGAGGTGTTTCCGCCAATAAGCGTCTGCGTGAAAAAATTCTGGCTGAAAGCAAATACCCGGTGCATATCCCACCCCTCGCATTGTGCACTGACAACGCCGCTATGATCGCCGCTGCGGGTTATTTTCATTTCATCAAGGAGGATTTCAGCCCCTTTGATATCGACGTCCTGCCGAACTGGCCGCTTTCATTCTCGCATTAA
- a CDS encoding OsmC family protein, with the protein MESKVVWNGNMSFTGFSETGNSIPMDTSKAMGGSEHSFQPMQLFAIGLCSCTAMDVISILQKKRQEVTSFEVNAQIERAEGHPKVFTKIHLEYKVTGKNLDPKAVERAVELSETRYCPSIAMLEKTAEISNTITIIEAED; encoded by the coding sequence ATGGAAAGTAAAGTCGTTTGGAACGGAAACATGTCCTTTACCGGTTTTTCTGAGACCGGCAACTCGATTCCCATGGATACGAGCAAAGCGATGGGCGGCTCCGAGCATAGTTTTCAACCTATGCAATTGTTTGCCATCGGGTTGTGTAGCTGCACCGCCATGGACGTGATCTCGATCCTGCAAAAAAAGCGCCAGGAGGTTACCAGCTTCGAGGTCAACGCCCAAATTGAAAGGGCTGAAGGCCATCCCAAAGTGTTTACCAAGATCCACCTTGAATACAAGGTTACCGGAAAAAACCTGGATCCAAAAGCGGTTGAACGCGCGGTGGAATTATCAGAAACCCGCTACTGCCCTTCAATAGCTATGCTTGAAAAAACTGCCGAGATCAGTAATACCATCACCATCATCGAAGCAGAAGATTAG
- a CDS encoding M1 family metallopeptidase, protein MRNYLPIRSFLLLLCVICLLAACSPGEEMIPTPSPTVTLQATATPLPSPTPTPEPTPTPTPLPMDGKQTQYIIDATINYYNRFITVSSQSTYTNKTTVPITEMVFIVYPTIFQNAIFMRSVKLGDGTTIDNYRWESHRMVVPLEMPLQPGEQISFIHNYELYMPDRSGVFGQTGRQLLLSYWFPTIPPFDAEQGWLAYEFSLVNSMFVGEHQVFESADFDVTIRFTDRAENLEIAAGALPIIEEDSYRFVQPLARTFVLAISDSYQILTREVNGVQIRGFSLPEVIESSEVAVDLAEKALRLYSELFGPYERDVLSVVQADMDINMEFDGLILIQSSFYWLYRDPPRSDLHIIVPHEVLHQWFFSLVGNNQAMEPWLDESIATYAESLFYERYFPDDLEWWWNTRVYSHLPTGTIDTSIYVAGGVPEYFNRAYRRGALFYKDLREVMNDEAFFRFMLDYAQSHRYKIASGIDFYNTLMKHTEANVSPVFELYFTNPPGNP, encoded by the coding sequence ATGAGGAATTATTTACCTATACGAAGTTTTCTTCTGCTCCTGTGCGTCATTTGCCTGCTGGCAGCTTGCTCGCCGGGCGAAGAGATGATCCCCACCCCTTCTCCAACGGTCACCCTGCAAGCAACAGCTACACCACTCCCTTCACCAACGCCCACACCGGAGCCAACGCCGACACCCACGCCCCTGCCCATGGATGGAAAGCAGACACAGTACATCATTGATGCCACGATCAATTATTACAACCGGTTCATCACGGTTTCCAGCCAATCCACCTACACCAATAAAACCACCGTCCCCATCACAGAAATGGTGTTCATCGTCTATCCGACCATCTTCCAAAACGCGATCTTTATGCGCTCCGTCAAACTGGGCGATGGCACGACCATTGACAACTACCGTTGGGAAAGCCACCGCATGGTGGTTCCCCTCGAAATGCCGCTGCAGCCCGGCGAACAGATCAGTTTTATTCACAACTATGAACTGTATATGCCCGATCGCTCAGGCGTCTTCGGGCAAACCGGGCGCCAGTTGCTGCTTTCCTACTGGTTCCCGACCATTCCGCCCTTCGACGCAGAGCAGGGATGGCTGGCTTACGAGTTTTCTCTGGTCAACAGTATGTTCGTTGGCGAACACCAGGTCTTCGAATCGGCTGATTTTGATGTAACCATTCGCTTTACCGATCGGGCTGAAAACTTGGAGATCGCCGCCGGGGCGCTGCCCATCATTGAAGAGGATAGCTACCGCTTTGTGCAGCCCTTAGCGCGCACCTTTGTGTTGGCGATCAGCGACTCTTATCAAATCCTTACCCGCGAGGTTAACGGGGTGCAGATCAGGGGGTTCTCATTACCCGAAGTGATCGAATCCTCTGAGGTTGCGGTGGACCTGGCTGAAAAAGCACTGCGCCTGTATTCTGAGTTGTTTGGACCTTATGAACGGGACGTGCTCAGCGTGGTGCAGGCAGATATGGATATCAACATGGAATTCGACGGCCTGATCCTGATCCAAAGCAGTTTTTACTGGCTCTACCGCGATCCGCCGCGTTCAGACTTGCATATCATCGTCCCTCACGAGGTGTTGCATCAATGGTTCTTCAGCCTGGTGGGTAATAACCAGGCCATGGAACCCTGGCTGGACGAGTCGATTGCCACCTATGCAGAATCCCTGTTTTACGAACGCTACTTTCCAGACGATCTGGAGTGGTGGTGGAACACCCGCGTTTATTCACACTTACCCACCGGCACCATCGATACATCGATCTATGTCGCCGGCGGCGTACCGGAATATTTCAATCGCGCTTACCGACGCGGGGCATTATTTTATAAAGATCTGCGTGAAGTTATGAACGATGAGGCTTTTTTCAGGTTTATGCTGGATTATGCCCAGTCGCACCGCTATAAAATCGCCTCAGGGATAGATTTTTACAAC
- the selA gene encoding L-seryl-tRNA(Sec) selenium transferase codes for MSELSQIPSIDQLLKSREMQNLLGIFGRPLCVEAARAVLGDIRTEFIQRRNPVPDHAGLIARVNQQLEAWLEPSLVPVINATGVVLHTNLGRAPLSQSTRLAIAQAAEGYTNLEFNLETGKRGTRSIHASQILARLTGAEIGFVVNNNAGAVLLTLSALASGRKVIVSRSQLVEIGGGFRIPDVMAQSSSELVEIGTTNRVHLHDYENVLQNEGIALVMVAHHSNFKLIGFHSEPELADIVEVAHHYGVPVVHDLGSGALLDTAKYGLSHEPMVQESLAVGCDLVCFSGDKLLGGPQAGIIVGKAELIQRIQKHPLARALRSGKLTLAGITATLAHYLKDEAEQELPIWHMIAKSLDAIHTTAENWREHLGVGEVIPGRSTVGGGSLPTEEMPTYILALDPPDPDAFLCRLRKAQPAIIARIEDDRVLFDPRTVLPDQEAALWHGLSASWAAEQALE; via the coding sequence ATGTCTGAACTGAGCCAAATTCCCTCAATCGACCAGCTTCTTAAATCTCGTGAGATGCAAAATCTCCTGGGGATTTTCGGCCGTCCGCTGTGCGTGGAGGCAGCGCGGGCTGTTCTGGGTGATATTCGCACAGAATTCATCCAGCGTCGCAACCCTGTACCAGATCACGCAGGGCTCATCGCCAGGGTCAATCAACAGTTGGAAGCCTGGCTCGAACCCTCGTTGGTCCCGGTAATTAACGCCACCGGCGTTGTCTTGCACACCAATCTCGGACGGGCGCCTCTCAGCCAGTCCACGCGCCTCGCGATCGCACAGGCGGCAGAAGGTTACACCAACCTGGAGTTCAACCTGGAAACCGGTAAACGCGGTACCCGCTCGATCCACGCCAGCCAGATCCTGGCTCGGCTCACTGGCGCAGAGATCGGGTTCGTGGTTAATAACAACGCCGGCGCTGTCTTGCTGACCCTGTCTGCTCTGGCCAGCGGTCGTAAGGTGATCGTTTCGCGCTCGCAACTGGTTGAGATCGGAGGCGGATTTCGCATTCCGGACGTGATGGCTCAATCCAGCTCAGAACTTGTCGAAATCGGCACCACCAACCGCGTTCACCTCCATGATTATGAAAATGTTCTCCAGAATGAGGGTATTGCCTTGGTGATGGTCGCACACCACTCGAATTTTAAGCTGATCGGTTTTCACAGCGAACCCGAACTGGCTGATATCGTCGAAGTAGCCCATCATTACGGCGTGCCAGTGGTGCACGACCTGGGCTCTGGCGCCTTGCTGGATACCGCCAAATACGGTCTCTCTCATGAGCCCATGGTACAGGAATCCCTCGCCGTGGGTTGTGACCTGGTTTGCTTTTCGGGTGACAAGCTCCTTGGCGGTCCACAGGCAGGAATTATTGTCGGAAAAGCAGAGCTGATCCAGCGCATTCAAAAACACCCCCTGGCGCGTGCGCTGCGTTCAGGAAAGTTAACCCTGGCGGGTATCACAGCCACCCTTGCCCACTACCTCAAAGATGAAGCTGAACAAGAGCTGCCGATCTGGCACATGATCGCCAAATCTCTTGACGCCATTCATACTACAGCAGAAAACTGGCGCGAACACCTGGGCGTTGGCGAGGTCATTCCTGGGCGTTCAACCGTTGGCGGCGGCAGTCTGCCAACCGAAGAGATGCCCACCTATATCCTGGCCCTCGACCCGCCTGACCCCGATGCGTTCCTATGCCGTCTGCGCAAAGCTCAGCCGGCAATCATCGCCCGAATTGAAGACGACCGGGTCCTGTTTGATCCGCGCACCGTCCTCCCTGACCAGGAAGCAGCCTTGTGGCACGGCCTCTCGGCATCCTGGGCTGCCGAGCAGGCGCTGGAATAA
- a CDS encoding M24 family metallopeptidase: MKTDLQKNLTQNHADALWITGPAQHNPFMMYLTGGGHITMADVIIQTGQEPVLCHAPMERDEAAKTGLKTLNYSKYPIKERLAAANGDRLTAHALLYKSIFEELGLTSGKVILCGQSDVGKMHSTVNKIQELLPGLSFHGDHEDAILLQAMSTKDTDEIERIRKMGAVVVEVVSRVADFLTSHRVADNLLMKEDGVPLVIGDVKARINLWLAELGAENPNDTIFAIGRDAGVPHSSGNATDPLTLGQTIVFDIFPCEQGGGYFYDFTRTWCLGYAPDEAQALYDQVKSVYQQVTSELEIDVNAAHFQELTCDLFEAMGHKTIRQDPTAESGYVHSVGHGLGLHIHEKPWFSQKDDPTNILAPGSVFTIEPGLYYPEKGLGVRLEDSYYVTSAGTFEKFIDYPMELCLPMKRK, encoded by the coding sequence ATGAAAACAGACCTACAAAAGAACCTCACCCAAAACCACGCCGACGCCCTTTGGATCACCGGTCCAGCCCAACACAATCCTTTTATGATGTACCTGACCGGCGGCGGTCATATCACCATGGCTGATGTCATCATCCAGACCGGCCAGGAGCCCGTGCTGTGTCATGCCCCTATGGAGCGTGATGAAGCCGCTAAAACCGGTTTAAAGACCCTGAATTACAGCAAATACCCGATCAAAGAACGCCTGGCAGCAGCTAATGGTGATCGGCTGACAGCCCATGCCCTGCTTTACAAGTCCATCTTCGAAGAGCTGGGATTAACTTCGGGCAAGGTCATCCTCTGCGGTCAGTCTGATGTGGGCAAAATGCATTCCACCGTCAACAAGATCCAGGAATTGCTTCCCGGTCTGTCCTTCCATGGCGACCATGAAGATGCCATCCTGCTGCAAGCCATGTCCACCAAAGACACCGATGAAATTGAGCGCATCCGAAAAATGGGTGCGGTGGTCGTTGAGGTCGTCTCCCGGGTGGCTGATTTTCTCACCAGCCACAGAGTCGCTGACAATCTGCTGATGAAAGAGGACGGCGTCCCCCTGGTGATCGGCGATGTTAAAGCCAGAATCAACCTCTGGCTGGCTGAATTGGGCGCCGAGAACCCCAACGATACGATTTTCGCTATTGGCCGCGATGCCGGCGTGCCCCACAGCAGTGGCAACGCCACCGATCCCCTGACCCTTGGGCAAACCATCGTCTTTGACATCTTTCCTTGTGAACAGGGCGGTGGATATTTCTATGATTTCACCCGCACCTGGTGCCTGGGATATGCACCGGACGAAGCCCAGGCATTATATGACCAGGTGAAATCGGTTTACCAGCAGGTGACCTCCGAACTCGAAATCGACGTGAACGCAGCCCACTTCCAGGAGCTCACCTGCGACCTGTTTGAAGCCATGGGACACAAAACGATCCGCCAGGACCCGACGGCTGAATCCGGTTATGTCCACTCTGTGGGACATGGGTTGGGCTTGCACATCCACGAAAAACCCTGGTTCAGCCAGAAGGACGATCCCACCAATATCCTGGCTCCGGGTTCGGTGTTTACGATTGAACCCGGTCTGTACTACCCTGAAAAGGGACTGGGTGTCCGGTTGGAAGATAGTTATTACGTTACTTCCGCCGGGACATTTGAGAAGTTTATCGACTATCCCATGGAACTCTGTCTGCCCATGAAAAGAAAGTAG
- a CDS encoding transcription initiation factor IIE subunit alpha family protein, producing the protein MTKHIEPDQPAGMRSDQQDVKSTTSCNPYVLRFSTGRICPRCQIEKLEYNSMLQLTCPRCGIVEGGAFT; encoded by the coding sequence ATGACGAAGCATATCGAACCTGACCAGCCTGCTGGAATGCGTTCTGACCAGCAAGATGTTAAATCTACAACAAGTTGCAACCCCTATGTGCTCCGGTTCAGCACAGGCAGGATCTGCCCGCGCTGCCAGATCGAAAAGCTGGAATATAACAGTATGTTACAGCTGACCTGTCCTCGCTGCGGTATTGTGGAGGGCGGAGCATTTACCTGA